A genomic region of Leptotrichia hofstadii contains the following coding sequences:
- the rlmB gene encoding 23S rRNA (guanosine(2251)-2'-O)-methyltransferase RlmB yields MEKIIGINPVIEVLKSDKNIEKLEIYKKIKKETIKEILNLASRRNIKIFYTDRRTENSQGVVALVSEFDYYVDFSAFLEKLLKKEKSIVVVLDQVQDPRNFGAIIRSAECFGVDGIIIQDRNSVKVTETVVKSSTGAIEHVDIVKVTNISDTIDKLKKYGYAVYGAEADGQNYYYEENYPEKACLVLGSEGNGMRKKVKEHCDKIVKIHLKGQINSLNVSVAGGIILAEMSKS; encoded by the coding sequence ATGGAGAAGATAATAGGGATAAATCCAGTGATTGAAGTATTGAAATCGGATAAAAATATTGAGAAGCTGGAGATTTATAAGAAGATAAAGAAGGAAACAATTAAGGAAATATTGAATCTGGCAAGCAGAAGAAATATAAAGATTTTTTATACTGATAGACGGACTGAAAATTCACAGGGAGTTGTGGCACTTGTTTCAGAATTTGATTATTATGTGGATTTTTCTGCATTTTTAGAAAAACTTTTGAAAAAGGAAAAATCAATAGTTGTTGTGCTGGATCAGGTTCAGGATCCGAGAAATTTTGGGGCGATTATAAGAAGTGCAGAGTGCTTTGGAGTTGATGGGATTATTATTCAGGACAGAAACAGCGTGAAAGTTACAGAAACAGTTGTAAAATCATCAACAGGAGCGATTGAGCATGTGGATATTGTAAAAGTTACCAATATTTCTGATACGATTGACAAATTAAAAAAATATGGATATGCAGTTTACGGTGCAGAAGCTGATGGGCAGAATTATTATTATGAGGAAAATTATCCAGAAAAAGCGTGTCTTGTACTTGGAAGTGAAGGAAATGGAATGCGAAAAAAAGTCAAGGAGCATTGTGACAAAATTGTAAAAATACACTTGAAGGGGCAAATAAACTCGCTGAATGTATCTGTGGCTGGAGGGATAATATTGGCGGAGATGTCGAAAAGTTAA
- a CDS encoding glycoside hydrolase family 57 protein: protein MNGYLSLVLHAHLPYVRHPEYKEFLEEDWLYEAITETYVPLLEMFENLTRDNIPWNMTITMSGTLVNMMNDSLLRERYVRHIDKLIEFCEKEVERLSPYPDMLNVAKHNLWFNTRAKRVFEEKYNRDLVGAFRKFQDQGNLEIIPVTATHGFLPVMKDYPEAVNAQVFMAKKDYIKNFGREPKGIWLAECAYYPGQDKFLEKHGIRYFLVDAHGIMHSDPRPVYGIYSPVYTKNYVAAFARDLESSEQVWSSESGYPGDGVYREFHKDAGYELDYELVKPYLHSDGVRRNIGVKYHAITDKKGTYKAVYNPEAAAARAKEHAYNFVFNRSKQIEFLASKMKYRKPIVVSPYDAELYGHWWYEGPIFLEWVFRATAESNFSTITPYKYLEQYPTNQIVDVSMSSWGANGYYDVWIDGSNDYAYRHLHKAAQKMIELANGREPYNELEYRALNQAARELLMAQTSCWEFIMYTGTMVGYAHKKISDHVHRLFKIYEDFKNGSLDESWISEIESRDNIFPEIEYRMYRTDWL, encoded by the coding sequence ATGAATGGATATTTGAGTCTTGTTTTGCATGCACATTTACCTTATGTAAGACACCCGGAATATAAAGAATTTTTAGAAGAAGATTGGTTATACGAAGCAATTACAGAAACATATGTTCCTCTACTAGAAATGTTTGAAAATTTAACAAGGGATAATATTCCTTGGAATATGACCATTACAATGTCTGGGACACTTGTTAATATGATGAACGACAGTTTATTAAGGGAAAGATACGTTCGTCACATAGACAAATTGATTGAATTTTGCGAGAAAGAAGTGGAAAGACTTAGTCCATATCCTGATATGCTAAATGTTGCAAAACATAATTTATGGTTTAATACAAGGGCAAAACGAGTATTTGAAGAAAAATACAATAGAGATTTGGTCGGAGCCTTCAGAAAATTCCAAGATCAGGGCAATTTGGAAATCATTCCAGTTACTGCGACACATGGATTTTTACCAGTTATGAAAGATTATCCAGAAGCAGTGAATGCTCAAGTTTTTATGGCTAAAAAAGATTACATCAAAAACTTTGGAAGAGAGCCAAAAGGAATTTGGCTAGCAGAGTGCGCTTATTATCCAGGACAGGATAAATTTTTGGAAAAACATGGAATAAGATATTTCCTAGTTGATGCACATGGGATTATGCACAGTGATCCACGTCCAGTTTACGGTATCTACTCGCCAGTTTATACCAAAAACTATGTAGCTGCGTTTGCCAGAGATTTGGAATCATCTGAGCAAGTCTGGAGTTCAGAGTCTGGTTATCCAGGAGATGGAGTTTATAGAGAATTCCACAAGGATGCGGGATATGAACTTGACTATGAACTTGTAAAACCATATTTACACAGTGATGGAGTACGAAGAAACATTGGAGTAAAATATCATGCAATAACTGATAAAAAAGGAACTTATAAAGCAGTTTACAATCCAGAAGCGGCAGCGGCCAGAGCCAAAGAGCACGCCTACAACTTTGTATTCAACCGTTCAAAACAAATTGAGTTTCTGGCTTCAAAAATGAAATATAGAAAACCAATTGTAGTATCGCCTTATGATGCTGAATTATACGGACACTGGTGGTATGAAGGGCCAATATTCCTAGAATGGGTATTCAGAGCCACAGCGGAATCTAATTTTTCTACAATAACACCATACAAATATTTAGAGCAATATCCGACAAATCAAATAGTTGATGTAAGCATGTCAAGCTGGGGAGCAAACGGTTATTATGACGTTTGGATAGACGGCTCAAATGATTACGCCTACAGACATTTACATAAAGCCGCACAAAAAATGATAGAACTGGCAAACGGAAGAGAACCATACAACGAATTAGAATACAGAGCATTAAATCAGGCCGCAAGAGAATTATTAATGGCACAGACTTCATGCTGGGAATTTATAATGTATACTGGAACAATGGTTGGTTATGCTCACAAGAAAATAAGCGATCACGTTCATAGGTTATTCAAAATTTATGAAGACTTCAAAAACGGCAGTTTGGATGAAAGCTGGATAAGTGAAATTGAAAGCAGAGATAATATCTTCCCTGAAATTGAATACAGAATGTACAGAACTGACTGGTTATAG
- a CDS encoding diacylglycerol/lipid kinase family protein: MEKLKKAILVYNPKSGNANIILSNFDLITTKLLEKGITLTLYSINQNYDLLTEILKNEKYDILILSGGDGTLSRCLSELYSKNIEFPEVAIFPTGTSNDFAKALKIEENIGNWIEKITDKTAKNIDFGLINGKTVFLSSYAGGLFTKISYNTDKALKKTFGKVAYYINGLGELTNIKTFDLEIVLDGNEKVKEKAILYAILNGKSVGGFENVIDEASMNDGFMDILIVKNIDNPLDIPKILIDLMNSNLTNNDYIRTLQAKKCEIKKVTEEIDVSIDGEEGENVDVTIEFISGKLKVFC, from the coding sequence ATGGAAAAACTAAAAAAGGCTATTTTGGTTTACAATCCAAAATCTGGAAATGCCAATATAATTTTAAGCAATTTTGATTTAATCACGACAAAACTGCTGGAAAAAGGGATTACATTGACACTTTACAGCATAAATCAGAATTATGATTTGCTTACAGAAATTTTAAAAAATGAAAAATATGATATTTTGATTTTATCAGGTGGAGATGGAACATTAAGCCGTTGCTTGAGCGAACTTTATTCTAAAAACATTGAATTTCCAGAAGTTGCAATATTTCCGACAGGAACATCAAATGATTTTGCAAAAGCATTGAAAATCGAAGAAAACATTGGGAACTGGATAGAAAAAATTACAGATAAAACTGCCAAAAATATTGATTTTGGATTAATTAATGGAAAAACTGTGTTCTTGTCTTCGTATGCTGGGGGACTATTTACTAAAATTTCCTACAATACAGATAAGGCACTGAAAAAAACGTTTGGGAAAGTCGCCTATTATATAAATGGACTTGGAGAACTTACAAATATAAAGACTTTTGACTTGGAAATTGTGCTGGATGGAAATGAGAAAGTAAAGGAAAAGGCTATTTTGTACGCAATTCTGAACGGAAAAAGTGTTGGCGGATTTGAAAATGTAATCGATGAAGCCAGTATGAATGATGGATTTATGGATATTCTAATCGTAAAAAACATTGACAACCCGCTGGATATTCCAAAAATCCTAATAGATTTAATGAACAGCAACCTAACAAACAACGATTACATCCGAACTTTACAAGCCAAAAAATGCGAAATAAAAAAAGTTACAGAAGAAATTGACGTAAGCATTGATGGAGAAGAAGGAGAAAATGTGGATGTAACAATTGAGTTTATTAGTGGGAAATTAAAAGTTTTTTGTTAA